The genomic window GAGTTGGAAAAACAGCTATTGTGGAGGGCCTTGCTCAGAGAATCGTGGCAGAAGACGTTCCAGAGAATCTCCAGAATAAAAGAATTGTTGCCCTTGACTTAGGGGCTCTTATAGCAGGCACGAAATACCGGGGACAGTTTGAAGAGAGATTGAAAATCGTAATGAGAGAGATAGTCCAGTCTGATAATGTGATTCTATTTGTAGATGAGATGCATACCCTGGTTGGAGCAGGAGCTGCCGAGGGCTCGATTGATGCTTCAAGCATGTTGAAGCCTGCCCTTTCAAGGGGCGAAATCCAATGCATTGGTGCTACGACACCTGATGAATACAGGAAATATATAGAAAAAGATGGCGCTCTGGAACGCCGCTTCCAACCTATATACCTACAACCTCCATCAGTAGATGAGACCATAAAAATACTAAAGGGGCTAAGGAGTAAATATGAGGCCCACCACAGGGTAAAGGTAGGCGATGGGGCAATTGCATTTGCCGTGAACCTTTCTGACAGATATATAACAGAGAGATTTTTACCTGATAAGGCTATTGATATCATAGATGAGACAGGGGCGAGAATTAAGCTCAAGAGGTTTACAACGCCTCCGGAATTAAAAGATTTAGAGAGGGATTTAAAGAGATTGAACAGGGAGAAGAATCTCTATGTGAAACTCCATGATTTTGATAAAAGCGCCTCTATAAAGAATGAAGAAGAGCGTGTGAAAAGATTATATGAGGAGCTTTACAGGAGATGGAGAGAGAATCAGCAAAAAGAAATACCCCTTGTTAGAGAAGAGGATATATCATATACTGTTTCAAAAATTACAGGCATTCCACTTTCTAAGCTTGAAGAAAAAGAATCTGAAAAACTCCTGCGTATGGAAGATGAGTTGCATAAAAGGATAATTGCGCAGGAAGAAGCTGTGAAGGCAATCTCACGTGCAATTAGAAGGTCAAGGGCGGGATTAAAAGCCAGGAAGCGGCCAATAGGTTCTTTCTTTTTCCTCGGCCCAACAGGTGTCGGTAAGACCGAACTTGCCAAGGCCCTCGCCGAGTTTCTTTTCAACGATGAAAGTGCTCTGATAAAGATTGATATGTCTGAATACATGGAGAGGTTTAATGTATCACGCCTTACAGGTGCACCTCCTGGGTATGTTGGTTATGAAGAGGGAGGGCAGCTTACAGAAAAGGTCAGAAGAAGACCTTATTCTGTTGTGCTCTTTGATGAAATCGAGAAGGCTCACCCTGATGTCTTTAATGTTTTGCTCCAGGTACTTGATGAAGGGGTGCTTACAGATAGTTTCGGCAGGAAGGTAGATTTTAGAAACACTGTTATAATAATGACCTCCAATCTCGGCGCCAGGATTATTGAGAAAGCCACGCCATTAGGTTTCCAGAAGGTGGTACCTGAAGATACCTATAAAAAGATTAAGGACAGTGTTCTTTCAGAGCTAAAAAAGACATTCAACCCCGAGTTTATTAACAGGGTAGATGAAATAATAGTATTCCATCAGCTTGAGAAGGAACACCTGATAAAGATAATAGACCTGCTTATAATTGAGGTCAACAAACAACTCCTTGACCGCGACTTAGCAATAGAGGTAAGCCCTGATGTAAAAGAGTGGCTTATCCAGACCAGTTATCAACCTGCTTATGGTGCAAGACCTCTGAGGAGTGCTGTACAGAGAAATATAGAGGACCCTTTATCCGAGGAGATCCTCAAGGGGCGTTTCAAGGATGAAAAGAAGATAAAAGTCATTCTTGAAGGCGATACCCCTGTTTTTGTTGAGAGTGAAGTAGAGGCTCTTGTTAATTAACTGCCCTGACTCCCAATCTCAGGCATCCCTCTGGCTTGTCCAGCATCCTTCCGACTTGTCCGGAATCGTAAAGAAAGATTCCCGACAAGCGGGAATGACACCTGCATTGAGGCAATAACATAAAACCGGACATTTCTAAATTGGCTTGACATACAATATCCCAAATTTCGATATAGAGATTCTCAAAAGTACCGAAACTTAGTAGTCTCGGCGGTCATTGTTTTTTAACCTTTTAGGACTCCGAAAACTTTCGGAGTCCTACCTGTATCTGGTTTTTCTAAATCGGAATTTGGGAATATTTGTATGATTGACTTCTTTTCATGAATTATCTTATATTTAAGTTTAATCATGATTCAGTCAATGACCGGTTATGGCAGAGGTAATCGCGGTTGCTTCGGGGTGGAGGTAAGGGCTTCAAATTATAGGTATCTGGATATTCAAATGAAGATGCCCCAGTCCCTGTACTTTTATGAAACTGAATTAAGGAGACTGATAAGAGAGAGATTCTCAAGGGGGCGATTCGAGGTGCTGGTATCAAAAACAGGTGAAGATGGGGTTAAGATAAAAATTAATAGACCCCTTGCAAAAGAACTTTATAACGCGATTAACTCTTTGAGGGCCGAGCTGTCCATACCGGGAGATATTGGTATTGAAGTCCTGACATCGCAAAAGGACATTTTTACTGTTGAAGAGCCAACATATGATCCCACCGACTTGACAGGGGCATTCAATGAGGCATTAAATGAACTCGAAAAATTGAGGGTTGAAGAGGGCGAGAGTCTTGCAGAAGAAATAGTTAAAAGGGTCCAGCTTATTAAAGAATATCTAAAACAGATTGAAGATAAAAGGGCCGACTCTATTGCAAATACCAGAACCCTTTTGATGCAAAGATTGAAAGAATTTCTTGGCGACACGGCTATTGACGATTCACGTTTAATTCAGGAGGTGGCCCTGTTAGTTGATAAATCAGACATAACAGAGGAACTTGTGAGGATAAAGGTTCACATCCGTCAGATAGAGCATACCATTAAAGAAGGCGGTTTTGTGGGGAAAAAAATAGACTTTTTCCTACAGGAAATAAACCGTGAAGTAAATACAACAGGGTCAAAGGCTTGTTCTTCGGATATTTCGGTAGCGGTTGTGGAGATAAAGAGTGAACTTGAAAAAATACGTGAGCAGGTTCAGAATTTGCAATAACCTCCCACTCCTTAATTTCCCGATCTTAAAAAGGGGATACGATGAGAAAAAATGATTTGGGCCTAAGGCTTGTAAATATTGGTTTTGGCAATGTAGTCTCATCAGTGAGGGTTATAGCAATTGTTACACCAGGGTCGGCTCCAATAAAAAGAATGCGTGAAGAGGCCAGAGAGAGAGGAAAACTTATTGATGCGACAGAGGGGCGGAGGACGAGGGCTATAATAATTACAGACAGTGACCATGTGATACTTTCCGCTCTCCAGGCTGAAACAATTACACAGAGATTTTCCCTTGAGGGTAGAGAGGGTGCAAAAGGAAACTAAAGGAAAGTTATTTATTATTTCGGCACCTTCAGGCGCCGGTAAAACAACTCTCTGTCAGGAGCTAAGCCGGATCGTCCCCAACCTTAAACATTCAGTTTCATACACCACGAGGGCCGCAAGGCCAGGTGAAACAAATGGTGCCCACTATAATTTTATAAGCGAGCGCCAGTTTAAAAAAATGGTTGAAAGGGGTGAGTTTGCTGAGTGGGCAGTTGTCCACGGGAACCTCTACGGAACTGCTATAGCTGATTTAGAAAAAATGAGAAAAGACGGGTGCGATGTTATATTAGATATTGATACGCAAGGTGCTGCGCAGATAAGACGCAAGTTCAATGATGGGATTTATATTTTTATCTTGCCTCCTTCAATATCTGTGTTGGAAGAAAGATTAAAGAAACGCATGTCAGATTCAGATTTAGAGATAAAAAGGCGTCTTGAAAGGGCAAAAGAAGAGATTACAAGATACCCTGAATATGATTTCATAGTTATAAATGATGAGTTTGATAATGCCCTCGATAAATTAAAAAGCATAGTGATAGCAAAAAGGATAGAGACTAAAAATATAGATCCAGCATGGATCGAAGAAAACTTTTACAGGAGGTAAAAAATGGATATAGTTTCACTACCCATTGAATTTGAAAGAGAAAAAATCGAGGGCCGCTACAGGCTTGTGGTCGCCGCCTCGCAGAGGGCGCGGGATTTGTCTCAGGGTTCACAGCCGAAAGTTCAGACCAAGGCAAAGAAAATGGCTACCATTGCCTTAGAGGAGGTGCTTTCAGGCTCTGTCAGTTTTATTACAGGAGAAGCGGCCAGGAAAGCGAAAGAAGAATATAAACGTCTGAGTTTTGAGCGGATGGCCGAAGAGGCTAAAAAGAGAGAAGCTATGCCAGAAGAGTTAACAGAACTCGAGAAGGAATTAAAGGTATATCTCCATGAAAAGGAAGAGCGAGAGACTAAAAAGGCAATAGAAGATATATTTGGAGAAAAAGGTTCTGCGGAAGACAGTGCTTAAAGGGAAAAACGTTCTATTAGGGGTAACCGGCAGTATCGCTGCTTACAAGTCGGTTGATCTTGTAAGAAGACTTAAAAAGGAGGGTGCTGAGGTCACTGTTGTCATGACAAAAGCAGCCTGCCGTTTTATTTCCCCGGCGGTCTTTGAGGTCGCCTCTGGAGGTCGTGTTTACACGGATATTTTTACAGACCCACTCAGTCATATTTCTCTCCCGGAAAAATCATCGATTTTTGTTATAGCGCCTGCAACTGCAAACATAATTAACAAGATTTCCTGTGGAATCGCCGATGATATGCTGAGCACCATATGGCTTGCCTATAAAGGACCTGCTGTTATAGCTCCGGCTATGAACTGGAGGATGTACGAAAATCCAATTGTAGAAAAAAACATTAAGGCATTAAATGCCCGGGGTGTAAATTTTGTTGGCCCTGAAATCGGGAGTCTGGCCTGTGGAGATGAAAAGATCGGGAGGATGTCTGAGGTGACTGGCATTGTTGAGGCCATGGTATCTGCTCTTTCAACAAAGGATCTGTCAGGACAGACAGTATTGGTTACAGCAGGGCCTACACGTGAACCCATAGACCCAATAAGGTTCATCTCTAACAGGTCATCAGGGAAGATGGGTTTTGCCCTTGCCCGGGTTGCTCTCAGGAGAGGGGCAAAGGTGATTCTTATAAGCGGCCCTACCTCTTTAATACCACCGCGGGATGCGCTGTTTACTTTTGTTGAGAGGGCAGAAGATATGAGGGATGCAGTCATCAGGCATTTCAAAGTGTC from Nitrospirota bacterium includes these protein-coding regions:
- a CDS encoding ATP-dependent Clp protease ATP-binding subunit, which produces MFEKFTERGRKVIIYAREEAEKRQNDYLGTEHLLLAVLREEDSLPVIILKKIGLSIDEIKIEVERNLPSGTNILTFGDIPFTPRAKKVLELAVEEARLLGHSYIGSEHLLLGLIREEEGIAGKILRSLGANLLGARQLAINLALRGQPVGKEKRSHTPALDEFGRDLTQLARENKLDPVIGRENEIERVLQILCRRIKNNPAIIGESGVGKTAIVEGLAQRIVAEDVPENLQNKRIVALDLGALIAGTKYRGQFEERLKIVMREIVQSDNVILFVDEMHTLVGAGAAEGSIDASSMLKPALSRGEIQCIGATTPDEYRKYIEKDGALERRFQPIYLQPPSVDETIKILKGLRSKYEAHHRVKVGDGAIAFAVNLSDRYITERFLPDKAIDIIDETGARIKLKRFTTPPELKDLERDLKRLNREKNLYVKLHDFDKSASIKNEEERVKRLYEELYRRWRENQQKEIPLVREEDISYTVSKITGIPLSKLEEKESEKLLRMEDELHKRIIAQEEAVKAISRAIRRSRAGLKARKRPIGSFFFLGPTGVGKTELAKALAEFLFNDESALIKIDMSEYMERFNVSRLTGAPPGYVGYEEGGQLTEKVRRRPYSVVLFDEIEKAHPDVFNVLLQVLDEGVLTDSFGRKVDFRNTVIIMTSNLGARIIEKATPLGFQKVVPEDTYKKIKDSVLSELKKTFNPEFINRVDEIIVFHQLEKEHLIKIIDLLIIEVNKQLLDRDLAIEVSPDVKEWLIQTSYQPAYGARPLRSAVQRNIEDPLSEEILKGRFKDEKKIKVILEGDTPVFVESEVEALVN
- a CDS encoding YicC family protein codes for the protein MIQSMTGYGRGNRGCFGVEVRASNYRYLDIQMKMPQSLYFYETELRRLIRERFSRGRFEVLVSKTGEDGVKIKINRPLAKELYNAINSLRAELSIPGDIGIEVLTSQKDIFTVEEPTYDPTDLTGAFNEALNELEKLRVEEGESLAEEIVKRVQLIKEYLKQIEDKRADSIANTRTLLMQRLKEFLGDTAIDDSRLIQEVALLVDKSDITEELVRIKVHIRQIEHTIKEGGFVGKKIDFFLQEINREVNTTGSKACSSDISVAVVEIKSELEKIREQVQNLQ
- a CDS encoding DUF370 domain-containing protein, with amino-acid sequence MGLRLVNIGFGNVVSSVRVIAIVTPGSAPIKRMREEARERGKLIDATEGRRTRAIIITDSDHVILSALQAETITQRFSLEGREGAKGN
- the gmk gene encoding guanylate kinase, with amino-acid sequence MQKETKGKLFIISAPSGAGKTTLCQELSRIVPNLKHSVSYTTRAARPGETNGAHYNFISERQFKKMVERGEFAEWAVVHGNLYGTAIADLEKMRKDGCDVILDIDTQGAAQIRRKFNDGIYIFILPPSISVLEERLKKRMSDSDLEIKRRLERAKEEITRYPEYDFIVINDEFDNALDKLKSIVIAKRIETKNIDPAWIEENFYRR
- the rpoZ gene encoding DNA-directed RNA polymerase subunit omega translates to MDIVSLPIEFEREKIEGRYRLVVAASQRARDLSQGSQPKVQTKAKKMATIALEEVLSGSVSFITGEAARKAKEEYKRLSFERMAEEAKKREAMPEELTELEKELKVYLHEKEERETKKAIEDIFGEKGSAEDSA
- the coaBC gene encoding bifunctional phosphopantothenoylcysteine decarboxylase/phosphopantothenate--cysteine ligase CoaBC, which gives rise to MLKGKNVLLGVTGSIAAYKSVDLVRRLKKEGAEVTVVMTKAACRFISPAVFEVASGGRVYTDIFTDPLSHISLPEKSSIFVIAPATANIINKISCGIADDMLSTIWLAYKGPAVIAPAMNWRMYENPIVEKNIKALNARGVNFVGPEIGSLACGDEKIGRMSEVTGIVEAMVSALSTKDLSGQTVLVTAGPTREPIDPIRFISNRSSGKMGFALARVALRRGAKVILISGPTSLIPPRDALFTFVERAEDMRDAVIRHFKVSDIVIMAAAVSDFCLATESNTKIKKRDTLSLSLKSTEKGAGFDSDTNIVTIIDKKGSVVNYPIMTKGEVAGIIFDRIIQLKA